The sequence AACAGAGTAGTTACTGCAGTATCGTAACTCAAAAGATTGCATGGTTTCTGGATCTTTTGCATCCCAAAATTTGATTCTGATGGCGCTTCAGCTTCTAACTTTCATTCTCCTTTTTGGGAGCTCATTGTGGCTACAATCAGTCACAGGTAGAAGGATTTTAGGGAACGAGACAGATCGACTTGCTTTGCTAGAGTTTAAGAAACAAATTTATGATCCGTATGAAGCACTAATTTCTTGGAACGATTCCATCCATTTCTGCAACTGGGTAGGGATCACATGTGGCCATCGTCATCAACAACGGGTTATCAGCTTGGATTTAGATGGAAAGGAGTTGGGAGGAATCATATCTCCTTCCATAGGCAATCTCACTTTTCTTCATTACTTCTACATCAGTAACAATAGTTTCCATGGCAAAATCCCCCAAGAAATTGGTAAGCTGATTCGACTGCAATTCATTAGTTTTTTTAACAACACTCTCGAAGGAGAAATACCAAATTGTTTTGGGAATATTTCCTCCATCCGAGTTATCTCTTTGGGTGGAAATGGACTGCAGGGGAGCATTCCCAAATCCCTTGGTCAGCTAACAAACTTGTACTATCTTACACTTGATGGAAACAACTTATCTGGTATGTTCCCTGTCTCACTATACAATCTCTCATCTCTTGAAATTATTTCTCTTGGAAAAAACCAACTGCAAGGGAACATTCCAGAGTCTCTTTGTCAGCTAACAAACTTGTACTATCTTGACCTTGATGGAAACAACCTATCTGGTATGGTCCCTGTCTCACTTTATAATCTCTCCTCTCTTAAAGTTATTTCTCTCCACCAAAACAAGTTATCTGGTATGTTCCCAGCCGCATTATATAATCTCTCATCTCTTGAATATTTGTCTCTTGGACATAACCAATTGCATGGGAACCTTCCACGAGACATAGGCCTCACTCTTCATCCAAATCTCAAAGTACTATCAATTGAAAGCAACCTTTTCTCAGGGAGGATTccagatttattttctctagtgtCTGTTCCATCATTGAAGTATGTAGATTTGTCACATAACCAATTCAATGACATACTCGATGGCTTCTCCCACAACACCTGTAGTGGAACTAATCTTAAGTTTCTTGATTTGTCCTATAACAAATTGAGTGGTATGATTCCCAAGTATTTTGGTTGTTTGGTTGGCAATCTAAGTGTCCTAAATCTAGAGCAGAACAATTTGAATGGGCCCATTCCTGATGCTTACACCAAAGGATGCAAACTACAGATATTCAAAGTCAATGGGAATCAATTACGGGGGAAATTAGCAAGATCATTGGAAAATTGCAAGGACATGGAGGTGTTAGATGTTGGGAACAATCAGTTGAGCGGAACCTTCCCCTTCTGGTTGGAAAGCCTACCCCAGTTGCGTGTTTTGATTTTGCAATCTAACAAATTCTATGGTCCCATTACACAAAAATCAAAGGCTGCTGATTCTCATTATCCCTTCCCAATGTTGCATGTGTTTGATGTCTCTCTGAACAGTTTTATAGGAAAATTGCCACTTGAATATATTTGTCAGTGGCAATCAATGATGGATACAGATATACCTCAACTGGCTCATTATATAAGTTGGCAAAATACAAGTTTTC is a genomic window of Macadamia integrifolia cultivar HAES 741 chromosome 13, SCU_Mint_v3, whole genome shotgun sequence containing:
- the LOC122059134 gene encoding receptor-like protein 7 — translated: MALQLLTFILLFGSSLWLQSVTGRRILGNETDRLALLEFKKQIYDPYEALISWNDSIHFCNWVGITCGHRHQQRVISLDLDGKELGGIISPSIGNLTFLHYFYISNNSFHGKIPQEIGKLIRLQFISFFNNTLEGEIPNCFGNISSIRVISLGGNGLQGSIPKSLGQLTNLYYLTLDGNNLSGMFPVSLYNLSSLEIISLGKNQLQGNIPESLCQLTNLYYLDLDGNNLSGMVPVSLYNLSSLKVISLHQNKLSGMFPAALYNLSSLEYLSLGHNQLHGNLPRDIGLTLHPNLKVLSIESNLFSGRIPDLFSLVSVPSLKYVDLSHNQFNDILDGFSHNTCSGTNLKFLDLSYNKLSGMIPKYFGCLVGNLSVLNLEQNNLNGPIPDAYTKGCKLQIFKVNGNQLRGKLARSLENCKDMEVLDVGNNQLSGTFPFWLESLPQLRVLILQSNKFYGPITQKSKAADSHYPFPMLHVFDVSLNSFIGKLPLEYICQWQSMMDTDIPQLAHYISWQNTSFLGNFTYQVPLEIASKGINLEMEKIIETFTIINLSYNKFQGDISVSIGELKALMGLNLSANDLIGQIPSSLAQLSRLESLDLSRNRLSGEIPQQLGSLTFLEVLNLSQNHLIGMIPQGNQFETFSIASYEGNEGLCGFPLPKRCGVSKRALPLASTLEKQEEDSISLLDWRFVIAGYCSGVIIGVVIGQTMFWKIIGCFKLTSRMEKFKPKQRSKKSKRHGRVK